The proteins below come from a single Drosophila miranda strain MSH22 chromosome Y unlocalized genomic scaffold, D.miranda_PacBio2.1 Contig_Y1_pilon, whole genome shotgun sequence genomic window:
- the LOC117189745 gene encoding uncharacterized protein LOC117189745: MLMKAGTEADLFMRVDKSKTYDEFKGNFLKTFGRSNLTADVVLLLKETFFNPEKNSVMGYILRMEEITMRADIEEKLTVQFIVDGFRDRSSSIALLYSASTIGKLKELARQYEALRKSTQTNFKRTGMTASGNDRSQVRCYNCSAHGHYASSCPAPKREKGSCFQCGSMQHQVKDCQQKPMPTQRSVGTASNPPMDDREENNIFVPIVNQRY; the protein is encoded by the exons ATGTTGATGAAGGCGGGAACAGAGGCGGACTTGTTCATGCGTGTCGACAAATCAAAGACTTACGACGAGTTTAAGGGAAACTTCCTAAAAACTTTTGGCCGCAGCAATTTAACTGCCGACGTGGTACTTCTGTTGAAGGAAACCTTTTTCAACCCGGAGAAAAACTCCGTAATGGGATATATTCTTCGCATGGAAGAAATTACTATGCGTGCCGACATCGAAGAGAAATTGACAGTGCAGTTCATCGTTGATGGTTTTCGTGATCGATCTTCCAGTATCGCCTTATTGTATTCAGCGTCGACCATCGGAAAACTTAAGGAGCTAGCTCGACAATACGAAGCTTTGAGGAAGAGTACCCAGACGAATTTTAAGCGCACTGGGATGACCGCTTCCGGAAATGACCGGAGCCAGGTGCGCTGCTATAATTGTTCAGCACATGGCCATTATGCTTCATCGTGTCCCGCACCTAAGCGGGAGAAGGGATCGTGTTTCCAGTGTGGATCCATGCAGCACCAGGTGAAGGATTGCCAACAGAAGCCTATGCCAACCCAGCGATCCGTGGGTACAGCCAGCAACCCGCCAATGGATGACAGAGAGGAGAACAATATTTTTGTTCCTATTGTTAATCAG CGCTATTAA